A single region of the Bacteroidota bacterium genome encodes:
- a CDS encoding DUF2723 domain-containing protein produces the protein MNKYNLSNNVLGWITFIISLITYTLTLEPTVSFWDCGEFISASYRLQICHPPGAPLFLMIGRVFSIFASDVTKVAFMVNMVSATTSALCVMFTFWTITHLGKKIVSKAGQQLSAQQVFAVMGAGLVGALTLNFSDTFWFSAVEAEVYASSSFFTTLTFWCILKWEDSANEKGADRWIVLIAYLIGLAIGVHLLNLLVIPAIVYVYYFKKNTYTLPGFLKASAVAVLAIGFVQFGIIPGMPTLATKLDYFAVNSMGFSTNTGTLMLIVIMLVLMVSSLHYTQTNDKRSLYAALACYGVLFLVSFNINAGLGTFIGWALLTGILYALFFYAKVSNAVKNIIVLSFSFIVIGFSSYAMIIVRSLGNPPIDMNDPDQPFALLSYINREQYGDNPLLYGQYFYARPTGTKSKGMNYRRSVDANGKEQYVEAGEKLEREYDPKDCTILPRMWADRPDYVQSYRNWEDIGEGKKATFGKNIDFLLSYQLGFMYWRYFFWNFVGRQNDEQGYGDVTKGNWITGITFFDEWRLGPQKDLPALLKNNKAHNAYFGIPLLLGVIGLIFHFRKQKEDATVITTLFLFTGFFIILYLNFPAHQPRERDYAYVGSYQTFIIWIGLGVLAIIDWLSKKMNAMVATGLTTAACLLGAPILMGQQNWDDHNRSNRFTALHFAEDYLNSCEKDAILFTNGDNDTYPLWYAQNVENIRSDIRIINLSLLGTDWYADGLRRQAYDGKPVEFSWTPDKYIQGTRDYVVFYDNPGLGLNQTDFYDLNKLMAFMGDDNKSSQVQMQSGEYINYYPTKRFSIKIDKEACLKNGVVQAEDAAMMVDSIKFEISNGNNMLKPDLLTLDIVSSNINKRPIYWAITTGSDVYLNMQNYFQMEGLTYRLVPILNQQNPNDPSTGRINSKVLWNNVMNKFKWGNIEDKNVYLDETILRQTKNFRNIFYRLAEKLVLEGKKDSAIKALDYCQRVLPEYNISHDVFSVRLAEGYFQAGAIDKANQLLKQITETSNIKASYYKTFKSTKKFKSVQPELEENIQIISYCIQVAQFYKQDKTAKELSDKLNVITAGIQ, from the coding sequence ATGAATAAATACAATTTAAGCAACAATGTACTCGGTTGGATTACATTTATTATTTCTCTAATTACTTACACTTTAACCCTTGAACCAACAGTTAGTTTCTGGGATTGTGGTGAGTTTATTTCAGCATCATACCGTTTGCAAATTTGTCATCCTCCGGGAGCGCCATTGTTTTTAATGATTGGTCGTGTGTTTTCTATTTTTGCTTCCGATGTTACCAAGGTAGCATTTATGGTAAACATGGTTTCAGCTACTACCAGTGCTTTGTGTGTAATGTTTACTTTCTGGACCATTACCCATTTAGGTAAAAAAATAGTGAGTAAAGCAGGCCAGCAATTATCAGCACAACAAGTTTTTGCGGTAATGGGAGCAGGTTTAGTAGGTGCATTAACACTTAACTTTAGCGATACATTTTGGTTTTCAGCAGTAGAGGCAGAGGTTTACGCTTCGTCAAGTTTCTTTACTACCTTAACATTCTGGTGTATTTTAAAATGGGAAGATTCAGCAAACGAAAAAGGTGCAGACCGCTGGATTGTTTTAATTGCTTATTTAATTGGTTTAGCTATTGGCGTCCATTTATTGAATTTATTGGTTATTCCGGCCATTGTTTACGTTTATTACTTTAAAAAGAACACTTATACTTTACCGGGGTTTTTAAAAGCTTCGGCAGTAGCTGTATTAGCTATTGGTTTTGTACAGTTTGGTATTATACCGGGCATGCCAACTTTGGCTACCAAGCTTGATTATTTTGCCGTAAACTCAATGGGTTTTTCTACCAACACAGGTACATTAATGTTAATCGTTATCATGTTGGTGTTAATGGTATCGTCATTACATTATACCCAAACCAACGATAAAAGAAGTTTATACGCAGCCTTGGCTTGCTATGGTGTACTTTTCCTGGTATCGTTCAATATAAATGCCGGACTAGGTACCTTTATAGGCTGGGCACTTTTAACAGGTATTCTTTACGCCTTATTCTTTTATGCAAAGGTTTCCAATGCCGTTAAAAACATTATAGTATTATCATTCTCATTCATAGTAATAGGTTTCTCAAGCTATGCTATGATCATAGTTCGTTCTTTAGGAAATCCACCTATAGACATGAACGATCCTGACCAACCATTTGCTTTGTTATCATATATTAACCGTGAGCAGTATGGAGATAATCCATTGTTGTACGGTCAGTATTTTTATGCACGTCCTACAGGCACCAAATCAAAAGGAATGAACTACAGACGTTCCGTTGATGCCAATGGCAAAGAGCAATACGTAGAAGCAGGAGAAAAATTAGAAAGAGAATACGATCCTAAAGATTGTACTATTTTACCACGTATGTGGGCAGATAGACCGGATTATGTACAATCTTACAGAAATTGGGAAGACATTGGCGAAGGTAAGAAAGCCACATTCGGGAAAAACATAGATTTCTTATTGTCATATCAATTAGGGTTTATGTACTGGCGTTATTTCTTCTGGAATTTTGTGGGTCGTCAAAATGATGAACAAGGTTATGGAGATGTAACCAAAGGAAACTGGATAACAGGTATTACCTTCTTTGATGAATGGAGATTAGGTCCGCAAAAAGATTTACCGGCCTTGTTAAAAAATAACAAAGCACATAATGCCTATTTTGGTATTCCTTTATTATTGGGTGTTATTGGTTTAATTTTCCATTTCAGAAAACAGAAAGAAGATGCAACAGTAATCACAACCTTGTTTTTATTTACCGGATTCTTCATTATTCTATACCTGAATTTCCCGGCACATCAGCCACGTGAGCGAGATTATGCCTATGTAGGTTCCTACCAAACATTTATTATTTGGATTGGCTTGGGTGTTTTAGCCATTATTGATTGGTTATCGAAAAAAATGAATGCAATGGTAGCAACAGGCTTAACCACAGCCGCATGTTTACTGGGAGCACCTATTTTAATGGGCCAACAAAACTGGGATGACCATAACCGTTCAAACCGTTTTACAGCATTACATTTTGCCGAAGACTATTTAAACAGTTGCGAAAAAGATGCTATTCTATTTACCAATGGCGATAACGATACCTACCCATTATGGTATGCGCAGAACGTAGAGAACATAAGAAGCGATATACGTATTATTAACTTAAGTTTATTGGGTACCGATTGGTATGCAGATGGTTTAAGACGTCAGGCATATGATGGTAAACCGGTTGAGTTTAGCTGGACACCTGATAAATATATACAAGGAACAAGAGATTATGTAGTATTTTACGATAATCCGGGCTTAGGTTTAAATCAAACAGATTTTTATGATTTGAATAAATTAATGGCTTTCATGGGCGATGACAATAAATCAAGCCAGGTGCAAATGCAAAGTGGTGAGTATATTAATTATTACCCTACCAAACGTTTCAGCATAAAAATTGATAAAGAAGCGTGCTTAAAAAATGGTGTGGTACAAGCAGAAGATGCAGCCATGATGGTTGACAGTATTAAGTTTGAAATCAGCAACGGCAACAATATGTTAAAACCTGATTTATTAACGCTTGATATTGTAAGTTCAAATATTAATAAAAGACCAATTTATTGGGCTATAACTACTGGTAGCGATGTGTATTTAAATATGCAAAACTATTTCCAAATGGAAGGTTTAACATATCGTTTAGTACCTATCTTAAACCAACAAAACCCTAACGACCCAAGTACCGGTAGAATAAACTCAAAAGTACTTTGGAATAACGTAATGAATAAGTTTAAATGGGGTAATATTGAAGATAAGAATGTTTACTTAGACGAAACCATTTTACGTCAAACCAAAAACTTTAGAAATATATTTTATCGTTTAGCTGAAAAGTTAGTACTGGAAGGTAAAAAAGACAGCGCTATTAAAGCCTTAGATTATTGCCAAAGAGTATTGCCTGAGTATAATATTTCGCATGATGTGTTTTCAGTTCGTTTAGCCGAAGGTTACTTCCAGGCAGGTGCAATTGATAAAGCCAATCAATTGTTGAAACAAATTACAGAAACTAGCAACATAAAAGCTAGTTACTATAAAACGTTTAAAAGTACTAAGAAATTTAAATCTGTTCAACCGGAGTTAGAGGAAAACATCCAAATTATTAGCTACTGTATTCAGGTAGCACAGTTTTATAAACAAGATAAAACAGCTAAAGAATTAAGCGATAAATTAAATGTGATTACTGCAGGTATACAATAA
- a CDS encoding YHS domain-containing (seleno)protein, protein MKKLILFFSTFLLLISTQAQTDFNTRKKHFNIDKNSLAVQGYDVISYFEGKPQKGIAQFLVFHKGVQYYFTSAAHKEQFLKTPDKYEPAYGGWCAYAMGANGEKVEIDPTSYKIVNGKLYLFYYSFINKTLNKWNADEANLKNKADQSWNNLIKQ, encoded by the coding sequence ATGAAAAAGTTAATCCTGTTTTTTAGTACTTTTTTATTGCTTATCAGTACTCAAGCGCAAACCGATTTCAATACGCGTAAAAAGCATTTCAATATTGATAAAAACAGCTTAGCCGTTCAGGGTTACGATGTAATTTCCTACTTTGAAGGGAAACCACAAAAGGGTATTGCCCAGTTCCTGGTTTTTCATAAAGGGGTACAATATTACTTTACCAGTGCCGCTCACAAAGAGCAATTTTTAAAAACACCTGACAAATACGAACCTGCTTATGGCGGATGGTGTGCTTATGCCATGGGAGCCAATGGCGAAAAAGTAGAAATTGATCCTACATCGTACAAAATAGTGAATGGAAAGTTGTACTTATTTTACTATAGCTTTATCAATAAAACATTAAACAAATGGAATGCTGATGAGGCAAACTTGAAAAATAAAGCAGACCAAAGTTGGAATAACCTAATTAAACAATAA
- a CDS encoding T9SS type A sorting domain-containing protein: protein MKKILLIITTALSMALQGQNKATLVEHFTNTLCSVCSSRNPGLYQNLRAQQDVLHIAYHPSAPYTGCILNQHNKVENDAKTNYYGVYGSTPRIVINGIVQSASTNYANASIFNPFKNIAADVSILVKQTVEGDLIKSTVSVKRLTSAVLNNLKLHVMYVEDTLFYNAPNGENQHYDVFRKAASNIQGVDITLPNNIDDSLVVLTQTTVNSVWNKNRMYTLAFVQNANDKTILNAAKSNALKSNSTGINGLQDIGVQLFPNPASEALFINLNDIGLNKIRITNRLGSEVLNTTINNSEKMDLTTFSKGVYFISIENALGKTTQKLLIK, encoded by the coding sequence ATGAAAAAGATTTTATTGATTATAACCACTGCTTTAAGTATGGCTTTGCAGGGCCAAAACAAGGCAACCTTAGTGGAACATTTTACAAATACCTTATGTTCTGTTTGTTCATCGCGTAATCCGGGTTTATACCAAAACTTACGTGCACAACAAGATGTATTGCATATAGCTTATCATCCAAGTGCTCCTTACACAGGCTGCATTTTAAACCAACACAACAAAGTGGAGAACGATGCTAAAACTAATTACTATGGTGTTTATGGGTCTACTCCACGTATAGTTATTAATGGAATAGTACAATCTGCCTCTACCAATTATGCTAATGCAAGTATTTTTAATCCATTTAAAAACATAGCTGCTGATGTAAGTATTTTGGTAAAACAAACTGTAGAAGGCGATTTGATTAAAAGTACGGTATCGGTAAAGCGTTTAACCAGTGCTGTGTTAAATAACTTAAAACTACATGTAATGTATGTGGAGGATACCTTGTTTTACAATGCACCCAATGGAGAAAACCAACATTACGATGTGTTTAGAAAAGCCGCTAGTAATATACAGGGAGTAGATATAACATTACCAAACAATATAGATGATTCACTGGTGGTATTGACACAAACAACTGTAAATAGTGTCTGGAATAAAAACCGTATGTATACATTGGCCTTTGTTCAAAATGCAAATGATAAAACTATTTTAAATGCAGCCAAATCAAATGCGCTAAAGTCTAACAGCACAGGCATTAATGGCCTGCAAGATATTGGTGTGCAATTGTTTCCAAACCCCGCCAGTGAGGCGTTATTTATTAACTTAAACGATATTGGATTAAACAAAATTAGGATTACCAATAGGCTGGGTAGTGAGGTGCTGAATACAACTATTAATAACTCAGAGAAAATGGATTTAACCACGTTCAGCAAAGGTGTTTATTTTATAAGCATAGAAAATGCATTAGGTAAAACTACCCAAAAATTACTTATTAAATAA
- a CDS encoding GNAT family N-acetyltransferase produces the protein MELIPYKENFREELIAVWEKSVSATHHFVTPEEVARLKELVKQIDFNSFSVYCLVAESKVLGFLGVEDQVIESLFLDPDYIGQKLGTKLMNFAINELKADKVNVNEQNLDAIKFYSKFGFVTYERTEKDDYGNDYPILKMKILKPQQI, from the coding sequence ATGGAGTTGATACCTTATAAAGAAAATTTTAGAGAAGAGTTAATTGCTGTTTGGGAAAAATCTGTCAGCGCAACACATCATTTTGTTACTCCTGAAGAAGTTGCCCGACTAAAAGAGTTGGTAAAGCAGATTGATTTTAATTCATTCTCCGTTTATTGTCTGGTTGCTGAAAGTAAAGTGCTAGGCTTTTTAGGGGTGGAAGACCAAGTAATAGAAAGCTTGTTTTTAGATCCGGATTATATTGGACAAAAGTTAGGAACCAAGCTGATGAACTTTGCCATAAATGAGTTGAAAGCCGATAAGGTGAATGTGAATGAGCAGAACTTAGATGCTATTAAATTTTATTCCAAATTTGGATTTGTTACCTATGAAAGAACGGAGAAAGACGACTATGGTAATGATTATCCAATACTAAAAATGAAAATACTTAAACCCCAACAAATATGA
- a CDS encoding DoxX family protein, with the protein MKKTIAFIARIGAAVILLQTLFFKFTAAPESVYIFSTLGIEPYGRIGSGIAELIAAILLIWPSKSLIGALLSAGVMVGAIASHVLFLGLEIMNDGGLLFTLALVVFLLNLIVIATNLKQLLSIDLTKPSTIIKQLSI; encoded by the coding sequence ATGAAAAAAACAATTGCCTTTATAGCCAGAATTGGTGCTGCTGTTATATTACTGCAAACACTCTTTTTTAAATTTACCGCAGCTCCTGAGTCTGTTTATATTTTTAGCACTTTAGGTATTGAGCCTTATGGGCGAATAGGTAGTGGAATAGCCGAATTAATAGCGGCCATACTACTCATTTGGCCAAGCAAATCATTAATCGGAGCACTTCTTTCGGCCGGAGTTATGGTTGGCGCTATTGCTTCACATGTATTGTTTTTAGGGTTGGAAATTATGAACGATGGCGGCTTACTGTTTACACTTGCCCTAGTTGTTTTTTTACTCAATTTAATTGTTATAGCCACCAACTTAAAACAACTTTTAAGTATAGATTTAACCAAGCCAAGCACCATTATTAAACAATTAAGTATATAG
- a CDS encoding YceI family protein — protein MKNKLALFLISVLLLVKVNIAQAPLKVLSSSIIFKIKNAGLTVTGSFSGFTGEINFNSELYKQAKITASVDVNTIHTGITARDRHLQKEEYFNAEKFPVITMVSRFFGKEGNKFTGYFKLTVKGVTKDIVIPFTFDNNIMKGEFTLNRKDFNVGGNSIIMGDEVSISIQINTGTKTN, from the coding sequence ATGAAAAATAAACTAGCCTTATTCTTAATAAGTGTGTTGCTATTGGTAAAAGTAAATATAGCCCAGGCACCTTTAAAAGTATTATCAAGCAGTATTATATTTAAAATAAAAAATGCCGGGCTAACTGTTACGGGTAGCTTTAGCGGATTTACCGGTGAAATAAACTTTAACTCTGAGTTATATAAACAAGCAAAAATTACTGCCAGTGTTGATGTAAATACTATTCATACGGGTATAACAGCCAGAGATAGGCACTTGCAAAAAGAGGAATATTTTAATGCGGAAAAGTTTCCTGTCATCACCATGGTTTCTCGTTTTTTTGGTAAGGAGGGAAACAAATTTACCGGGTATTTTAAACTAACCGTTAAAGGTGTTACAAAAGATATTGTTATTCCCTTTACATTTGATAATAATATAATGAAGGGTGAATTTACCTTAAACCGTAAGGACTTTAATGTGGGGGGCAATAGTATTATTATGGGTGATGAGGTAAGCATTTCTATTCAAATAAACACCGGCACAAAAACCAACTAA
- a CDS encoding DinB family protein produces MPIIQLKQSCQTILSQVADLVNQMQEDDYAKNLDLLSGNTVAKHVRHVLELYVQLLSGIAQQEVNYDKRERNLLLEHNKTYTLGFINDLQAQIDGLSDTDNLLHLNSLINNEEVLVKSSLARELVYNIEHAIHHMAIMNIACKHYFDYIQLDKNFGVAYATIQFQQTCVQ; encoded by the coding sequence ATGCCTATTATACAATTAAAACAAAGTTGCCAAACCATATTAAGCCAGGTAGCTGACTTAGTCAATCAAATGCAGGAGGATGATTACGCTAAAAACCTTGATTTACTAAGCGGAAATACGGTAGCTAAACATGTACGCCATGTATTGGAATTGTATGTTCAACTACTAAGTGGTATAGCACAACAGGAAGTAAATTACGATAAACGGGAACGCAACCTTTTGTTGGAGCATAATAAAACATATACCCTTGGTTTTATAAATGATTTACAAGCACAAATTGATGGCTTGAGCGATACCGATAATTTATTGCATTTAAACAGTTTGATAAACAACGAGGAAGTATTGGTAAAAAGTAGCTTAGCCAGAGAATTGGTTTACAATATTGAGCATGCTATACACCACATGGCTATTATGAACATAGCCTGCAAACATTACTTTGATTATATACAGCTCGATAAAAATTTTGGGGTGGCTTATGCTACTATACAATTTCAACAAACATGTGTACAGTAA
- a CDS encoding NRDE family protein: protein MCTVTFLPFKNGSGYMLTSSRDEKVSRPNAIAPQKYSLYGQTVFFPKDKQAGGTWVATSPNNFTLCLLNGAFVKHESKPPYRLSRGIMLLDFFKFNNVRDFINFYDFNGIENFTLLIIDSNKTLLLHELRWDGTTMHYALKDSSQTHIWSSATLYTDDAIKNRQVWFDEFIHSHADDWSKEAIIQFHKSAGDGSLENSILMNRDNRVKTVSITCIEHTNQNYTMQYVDTENMETASLRIFKHEMH, encoded by the coding sequence ATGTGTACAGTAACTTTTTTACCCTTTAAAAATGGTAGCGGCTATATGCTTACCTCCAGCAGAGATGAAAAGGTAAGCAGGCCCAACGCCATTGCTCCGCAGAAGTATAGCTTGTATGGGCAAACCGTTTTTTTTCCTAAAGATAAACAGGCCGGAGGTACATGGGTGGCTACATCGCCTAATAATTTTACGCTTTGCTTGTTAAACGGTGCTTTTGTTAAACATGAATCAAAACCACCATACCGTTTAAGCAGAGGTATTATGTTGCTCGATTTTTTTAAGTTTAACAATGTGCGGGATTTTATAAACTTCTACGATTTTAACGGTATTGAAAACTTTACTCTACTCATTATTGATTCGAACAAAACATTGCTTTTACATGAGTTAAGATGGGATGGCACTACCATGCATTATGCTTTAAAGGATAGCAGCCAAACACATATTTGGAGCTCTGCTACTTTGTATACGGACGATGCTATTAAAAACAGGCAGGTTTGGTTTGATGAGTTTATACATAGTCATGCTGATGACTGGAGCAAAGAAGCTATTATTCAATTTCATAAAAGTGCGGGCGATGGTAGTTTGGAAAACAGTATTTTAATGAACAGGGACAACCGCGTAAAAACGGTAAGCATAACCTGTATTGAGCATACCAACCAAAACTATACTATGCAATATGTAGATACGGAAAACATGGAAACAGCGTCATTGCGTATATTTAAACACGAGATGCATTGA
- a CDS encoding LysE family transporter — MILVYTFLLSFVVSLVGSIQPGPVNLAIFAACLQKQYKNAVYTAIGGSTPEFVFCLIALKAANYIAGWKNLFTIFQITLAVLLLVAAAFLWFNKTHTTAKVTKQHGFMLGATLAVLNPQLIIFWTSVITYIQVNNILQTNLFENPMHLLLFSLGAVFGAFTLHLILIVISKLYIKIPVQSFFKYADKTIAVIFIILATFQTIKLFI; from the coding sequence ATGATTTTAGTTTATACCTTTCTCTTATCATTTGTAGTAAGCCTGGTGGGCAGTATACAACCGGGGCCGGTAAACCTGGCCATATTTGCTGCGTGCCTGCAAAAGCAATATAAAAATGCTGTTTATACCGCTATTGGCGGCTCTACACCCGAGTTTGTTTTTTGCTTAATAGCTTTAAAAGCGGCCAACTATATAGCGGGTTGGAAAAACCTGTTTACTATTTTTCAAATAACACTGGCTGTTTTATTATTGGTGGCTGCTGCTTTCCTGTGGTTTAATAAAACCCATACTACCGCCAAAGTAACCAAGCAACATGGCTTTATGCTGGGTGCTACACTGGCTGTTTTAAATCCGCAGCTTATTATATTCTGGACCTCTGTAATTACCTATATTCAGGTAAACAATATATTGCAAACCAATCTTTTTGAAAACCCCATGCATTTACTCCTGTTTAGCTTAGGGGCTGTTTTTGGTGCTTTTACTTTACACCTCATACTTATTGTTATCAGCAAACTATATATAAAAATACCCGTCCAGTCATTCTTTAAGTATGCTGATAAAACCATTGCGGTTATATTCATCATTTTGGCTACATTTCAAACCATAAAACTGTTTATATAA
- a CDS encoding Crp/Fnr family transcriptional regulator, whose translation MAEVDLKYWYLRDHKLFWKLSNSDLKDLCLIVGFKKAYKAEMIYFADEQVPRIFLLKRGMIKICETDEQGNEIIKDIIKKGDLFGQMSLDNDQESGNHEYAQALTDVSICSFKMDDFERVLERNPSIAIGYTKFMGLKLKRIENRFNNVVFKDVRSRLVQFFKDWAESDGEAKDNSILLKNYLTQHDLAKLVCSTRQTVTTLLNEMEKEQLITYGRKEIVINNWETFKLK comes from the coding sequence ATGGCCGAAGTTGATTTAAAATACTGGTATTTGCGCGACCACAAACTGTTTTGGAAGTTAAGCAACAGCGACCTGAAAGACCTGTGCCTGATAGTGGGTTTTAAAAAAGCTTACAAAGCGGAAATGATTTATTTTGCCGATGAGCAGGTGCCTCGTATTTTCCTGCTTAAACGCGGTATGATAAAAATATGTGAGACGGATGAGCAGGGTAATGAAATTATAAAGGACATTATAAAAAAAGGCGATCTGTTTGGCCAGATGAGTTTAGATAACGACCAGGAAAGCGGCAACCATGAGTACGCACAAGCTTTAACCGATGTGAGCATTTGCTCATTTAAAATGGACGATTTTGAACGCGTATTGGAGCGCAACCCGAGCATAGCCATAGGCTATACCAAATTTATGGGCTTAAAGCTAAAGCGTATTGAAAACCGATTTAACAATGTAGTTTTTAAAGATGTACGCTCGCGCCTGGTACAGTTTTTTAAAGACTGGGCCGAAAGCGATGGAGAAGCCAAAGACAATAGCATATTGCTTAAAAATTACCTGACCCAGCACGATTTAGCCAAACTGGTTTGCAGCACCCGCCAAACGGTTACTACCCTGCTTAACGAAATGGAAAAAGAGCAGTTAATTACCTATGGCCGCAAGGAAATTGTAATTAATAACTGGGAAACTTTTAAGTTGAAGTAG
- a CDS encoding GNAT family N-acetyltransferase, translated as MITLTRTNSDNTDFQALVRELDIDLKIRDGEEHAFFAQYNKIDMIKYVVVAYDGNEPVGCGAVKQYDDNTMEVKRMFVPLNRRGKGIASLVLQELEKWTKELNFKKCILETGEKQPEAISLYKKNQYAIIPNFGQYADVESSVCFEKEMA; from the coding sequence ATGATAACACTAACACGCACCAATTCGGACAACACAGACTTTCAGGCATTGGTAAGAGAGCTTGACATTGACCTTAAAATAAGAGATGGCGAAGAGCACGCTTTTTTTGCTCAGTACAACAAAATAGATATGATTAAATACGTGGTAGTAGCGTATGACGGAAACGAGCCGGTTGGCTGCGGAGCCGTTAAACAATACGATGACAATACCATGGAAGTAAAAAGAATGTTTGTACCATTAAACAGACGTGGAAAAGGCATAGCCTCACTGGTTTTACAGGAGCTGGAAAAGTGGACCAAAGAACTGAACTTTAAAAAATGTATTTTAGAAACAGGCGAAAAACAACCCGAAGCCATCAGCTTATACAAAAAGAACCAGTATGCTATTATCCCTAATTTCGGGCAGTATGCCGATGTGGAGTCGAGCGTTTGTTTCGAGAAAGAAATGGCCTAA
- a CDS encoding 3-hydroxyacyl-CoA dehydrogenase NAD-binding domain-containing protein — MKEIKTIAIAGAGTMGAGIAQVTAQSAYKTILFDINQTVLDKAKTGIEKGLQFLLDKGKITAAQKETTLSLIHFTTNINEVVADLIIEAVIERIDIKHDFFNKVAAINGPDCILASNTSSIPITQIAAKIPNPGRVIGIHFFNPAPIMKLVEIIIGAQSDKNIALHAKKLIESMGKTCVIAADAPGFIVNRVARHYYVEGLKILEEQVAAFEDIDALMESSGFKMGPFRLMDLIGVDTNLSVTTSMYNLFNQDGKFRPNRIQQQKVDAGLHGRKTGKGFYEY, encoded by the coding sequence ATGAAAGAAATTAAAACAATTGCCATTGCCGGAGCAGGAACTATGGGTGCAGGTATAGCACAGGTTACTGCGCAAAGTGCCTATAAAACTATATTGTTTGATATTAACCAAACGGTATTGGATAAAGCAAAAACAGGTATTGAAAAAGGCTTGCAGTTTTTGCTTGATAAAGGCAAAATAACGGCTGCGCAAAAGGAAACTACCCTTTCACTGATACATTTTACGACCAATATTAACGAGGTGGTAGCCGACTTAATTATTGAAGCGGTTATTGAACGTATTGACATTAAACACGATTTTTTTAATAAAGTAGCTGCTATTAATGGCCCTGATTGCATTTTGGCCAGCAATACATCTTCCATACCCATTACGCAAATTGCAGCCAAAATACCAAACCCGGGACGTGTTATAGGTATTCACTTTTTTAACCCTGCTCCTATTATGAAGCTAGTGGAGATTATTATTGGCGCACAAAGTGACAAGAACATAGCCCTGCATGCTAAAAAATTAATTGAAAGCATGGGTAAAACCTGTGTAATAGCAGCCGATGCACCGGGTTTTATAGTTAACCGCGTGGCTCGCCACTATTATGTAGAGGGCTTAAAAATACTGGAAGAGCAGGTAGCTGCTTTTGAAGACATTGATGCTTTAATGGAAAGCAGTGGATTTAAAATGGGGCCTTTCCGCTTAATGGATTTAATTGGGGTTGATACGAATTTATCGGTTACTACTTCTATGTATAATTTGTTTAACCAGGATGGTAAGTTCAGGCCTAACCGCATTCAGCAGCAAAAGGTAGATGCTGGCTTGCATGGCCGTAAAACGGGTAAAGGTTTTTACGAGTATTAG